The nucleotide sequence CACACTCACTTCTGCAAATGCTGTTTTCAAACGATCAACTGCCCCCATCGCCCAAAAACGGTTTGTAGCCGAGAGATTACCAAAGACCACTGATGTATGCACCAGCCCCGTATACGCTGAATCTTTGAGGAAATACGCCCCGCTACGCACAACCGTTAGCGCAAAAGAGACATTCAGGGGTTCGTAGGTGCTGTTGCCGGAACAATAGACCTCAGCGGAAACATTGCCCGTCCCGTTCAACAGCAGGTTCACCGAGTGATTGCTCTGCCCGGCCAGCATCGAAAGCGTGCTATTCTCGACGGTTACGGAGCAGTTGGCTTCCTCGATGTTATCCGAATCGTTCCCATAGGCGTGATAGCTTACCGCAAAGGTAGAGGCCGTTCCATTGAACAGAACTGATGGCGTCAGTAACGATAGCTCAGAATTATCGACGAGCGAATACTCGGAAAAGCCCGGCACAGTGGCATTCAGCACTCCGCTTGCATACGAGATGGTGTCGCACTGCTCACACGGCACGCCATTTCGCAAGAGGAGCGGCTCGGTCAAAAATGTGAGGTTGAAAAACCGTAATTGAGCCGACCGATTCAAGCCGGGAGCCTCAGACACATTTACCCGGATGACATTCGGTCCGATAGCAACCACCTTACTCAAGTTAAGGAAGGAAAGATTGACGGACTCCAGAAATCGAATCGCTCCAACGCCCACTTTTTCAAGGGTCACATTTTCCGCCTGGCTATACGCGAGCAGGTCGGAGCTGTAGTTATCTCCCGCGACCCCGCTCACTGTAGAGAGGCTCAACTCTCCCGTCTCGGGCTCGGGCTTGAGATATAGAGTGAGATTCGCACGGCTACTGCCAGTGAGTACGTACGAACCGTTGGCGGCATAATAGCCTGACAAGAAAAAGCTAAGATTGTGACTGACCGACCGGCTGCCCGTCGCATTAATCAACCATGCCGTCAGATTAAGCCTTGAGCCAGAAGTAAGAAAACCCTCCGCAGTGTAAACCTCCACCGAGTCCAGTGCTTTGCCGAACTGGTTGCTGGCATTAAGTTCCAGGTAATACCGGACATCCAACTCGCCGTCCACATCCAGCGAGTTCCAGCTTGTGTTGATGAGGGTAACATTTTTCCCGACAACAATTGCATCCAGACTGCTGTCGCTCAGGGTGTAGTTTCGCCCGAAATCCAAAGTTACCCCCGACAGATTCACCCGACTGCTTGAGATGTCTCCGAAAGCTCCGAGTCGGATGGTCGCATTTATCGAGCTGAGCGGATACCCCGCGACATCCAGCGTGCCGTTTTCGACCTCAATGGTCGTATTCTCGCCCAGTACGGTTGCCGAAGAGAGCGTCAGGGATGATCCGTTTTGAATGATTATATGGCTGTTTGGCTGTACTGACGCGGGCATCACGCAACCGCCTGCAACCGAGACGTTCCACTCCTGCGTCGGGCTACAGGCATCCAAAGACACGGTGATCTCCATCCAAGCACTTTGGGCCAGCCCGGTATCAACACTCTGCACCCGTACATGGACATTACCCGGAGTCTGGTTATCGAGCGTCGTGTTTTGTCGGTACTGCATGTTGCCGAGGTAGCCTTGCACCGGATGGCTTCCAACCGTTGGTTGCCCCGAGAGCAGCAACTCCCCGTGCACGGATTCCACCTCCAGGTTATACGACAACATCCCGCTTGGCGTTTCGGCATCGCTTCCCGCTGACCAATTGATCCACAGCGCTCCAGTGGTCAGATTCCATGCCCCAGTTAATTCGGTGGGAGGCAAAGGGTTCGTGTTCGGGCTGATTTCGGATGCGGTATTATTGAAAAGCAAGACGGGGGCATCGGAGCCTACCCCCGTGTAGGCCAGGTCAAGGTCCCCGTCGAAATCGTAATCGGCAGCACTCAGTGAGCACTCCGGCAAGGCGTAGCTGTCGTTAAACGGATCAACGGCCACGAATCCTCCGCTCTGTTTGAGATCATTGATGTAGAGCGAAAGCACCGCATTACCAGACGTCCCTCCGCAGAGAACGATATCCGAAAGCCCATCACCGCTGAAATCGGCAACCACGGCATCCCCCCGGATCGTACCGTTAAATCCTGGCAAAAGCCCGATTGGGGCCATCGACCATTCACGGGTATCGGTGTAAATGACATAGTCCCAGTTGGACGACGTGTCCGGGCTTGTGGCCGAACTGGTTCCAAAATGGATCAGAGAGGTGGTATTCTCGTCAAGGAATCGTCCCAACGCGCAACTGCCCTTGTAGAGCT is from Ruficoccus amylovorans and encodes:
- a CDS encoding FG-GAP repeat domain-containing protein gives rise to the protein MRGYFSWALIAALWLFVVAGAVHAGDTWQWSSSGNTSLNFSYSGFGDPFLDYTSPLVFTVKLQDAQGSAIDNTSGSCWLNFSSPTAQTIFLNYSAGAYRTNLTYGSVSSGNTFTLHCQNGSVIHTFSNTNGTVVFQYDVYEPVLVDVYTSSEAGQEALPLISGQYTTFYILALNITGSTEPISITDVDCNLSVDGAASVSATQVSGDYLVAEHLLASTGDVRLEGMCQVGGGTYISEPRNVSVQPLFVPSGIDLGEVDVYQQPILLLTNGSDSFLAHLSYEGGLYARMQVSRLYPSFATILDLNNEALKGQLALADIYNDGALTMLYAGPQAFSNELFSSTLTNFASESPVEGMGDFLRPSMSVFDSNGDGLTDVLFSGSRANIETTILLTNNGSNLTLSNVSLPALLDSSLCYGDFDGDSRYDLFVSGKNASGILSGVYFYNGSDYELSQSLPVQLYKGSCALGRFLDENTTSLIHFGTSSATSPDTSSNWDYVIYTDTREWSMAPIGLLPGFNGTIRGDAVVADFSGDGLSDIVLCGGTSGNAVLSLYINDLKQSGGFVAVDPFNDSYALPECSLSAADYDFDGDLDLAYTGVGSDAPVLLFNNTASEISPNTNPLPPTELTGAWNLTTGALWINWSAGSDAETPSGMLSYNLEVESVHGELLLSGQPTVGSHPVQGYLGNMQYRQNTTLDNQTPGNVHVRVQSVDTGLAQSAWMEITVSLDACSPTQEWNVSVAGGCVMPASVQPNSHIIIQNGSSLTLSSATVLGENTTIEVENGTLDVAGYPLSSINATIRLGAFGDISSSRVNLSGVTLDFGRNYTLSDSSLDAIVVGKNVTLINTSWNSLDVDGELDVRYYLELNASNQFGKALDSVEVYTAEGFLTSGSRLNLTAWLINATGSRSVSHNLSFFLSGYYAANGSYVLTGSSRANLTLYLKPEPETGELSLSTVSGVAGDNYSSDLLAYSQAENVTLEKVGVGAIRFLESVNLSFLNLSKVVAIGPNVIRVNVSEAPGLNRSAQLRFFNLTFLTEPLLLRNGVPCEQCDTISYASGVLNATVPGFSEYSLVDNSELSLLTPSVLFNGTASTFAVSYHAYGNDSDNIEEANCSVTVENSTLSMLAGQSNHSVNLLLNGTGNVSAEVYCSGNSTYEPLNVSFALTVVRSGAYFLKDSAYTGLVHTSVVFGNLSATNRFWAMGAVDRLKTAFAEVSVPAGFSLGQTLEDGDAILADLNHDGWGDLVVMGSGTLAWYDNQTTRKPLNLSLSDGDFALLDLDADGDQDIIACGLNASNEAQTLVLENQLADEDYQRGVSFIPVSHSIPDFSACSIRVGSENQTLKILIAGRWRDLLESYHCV